GTTTTTAATCGAGTTTTCGAATCCCAgatgagaaaaaagagagaatttggGTTACCCAGAAGGATTAAGGAGAGAACGAAGGTAATAGCAAGGAGAGGGCGGAAAAAATATAGAGCCAGATAATTCCAAAAAGAAGGAGAATATGAGGATATAGATGACTCCATGACCAACTCCACAAGCTGTGACTGAGATTCCAAAAGCGGTTTTCTGCGCTTTACTTGGAAGAGAGCAGCCGGTAAAGCACCCAACGGGGAAGACTGCCGAGTACTCAAGCAGAGCTCAAGTGCGACGCGCGCGCGTAGTTATACCCGTTATCTTCTATTGATTTATCTTTTGCTTACACGTAAGGTTTTGTGGTTGGgcaggggtggaatggtcattgcgGTCCTCTTGTTAGGTGCACTAAGGGAACTAGACCAGACAGGGAATTATAGGGATAAACCTTCTCAATTGATCCGGTCCAAGATATAACATGTAATAATCAAAACCGATATGGTTCGATTGTATTCGGTTACATATTTGGTTTTGTCTCATTTTGTATTCAGTTTTGAGCTCTATTAATTTAATTGTTTGAACAAACTTTTTACATCTTTGTAACAATAGGACCTCTTATTTGTTCAGGCCATAATTCATAAATTTTTTCTAAACATTAAAATGGAATGAAATTTATCATCTACATTAATTAAAACTTTAGAAAAAGGACTAAGATTTATTTAGTTCCTTatattattttgaaaatgtgtATTTTGGTTCGATTTGACGGATTTAATTATAAAACCGAAACTTAATCGGTTCAACGAAAGATTATagattttttaaaccaaaattgaaccgatTCAATTTGATTCGCTTTTATATTGTCGGTTTCGATTCCAAATTCACCCTTACTCTTTCGGCTTTGGAAAGGGTTTAGTTTTTGTTTAGAACTTCTATTCACTTTTCatatttcaaccaaaaaaatacaaagttacCAAATGGCAAAATAATGTTTGGGCAATTTAGCAAAATAATATAAGGTTTGGGAAACATATACATATCTAGTCGTGTAATTGCCTACACCAATGAGGGATTGGCCAATGAATGCACATGCAAAGGTATCAACATATATacgatttttatttcatgggaaGTACCGTAATACTTTCACGTGCTCCTGTAGAGCCACgcgaccaagtagcattcttttaCCCATAAGGTTTTAGGCTGCTAATTTTAGAGGAAAATTTTGGCACGCAGGTGCATGCCAATATGTTAGTAGCAGCATCGTGTTCTCTGTTGcctcctttgaaatgactcccatGCCCCTATTGTATCATATCTTGTTCTAAAAATAATGGGAAAATTAATTTTACTTGGTCGCATGACTCTTGCGCCCAAACGCAGGAGCATGTGGAAGTACCACCTTGCCCCCATGAAACAAAAATcgcatctatgttgatgtccCTTCGTACGCTATTGTTGACTGATTGATTCCCACGCTGGTTCAAACACTACACAACCAAACAACGATTTCTTGCCCAATTATAATAATTtaaggaagtagttttttgccgagggagtatggcctacacctactcccatgtatctatctctttcctcccaaAAACAAGGGGCGAGTGTATCtttttcatatgggaaggagagagatagactcgtgGGAGTAGAAGATTATTGCCCAGATGTGTGGCCCACTATACCGATGTGGGTCCAATTAGactatgcacttttttttttaacaaattcaCATCTTAatcctatatattatatacttctTTAGACTTAAAGTCAAGAGAGCATAAAGGTCaaactctttatttttttagttttttattttgtctggTACCACTTCTCTTGTATACTATTTTATCAATGATTTGATTGTTAATTTAAAGGTCCATTTGAGAATGTTAATTtaagaacataccttaaaataatcaTAACTTTAGAAGTGGTGGTGTTCATACTTATTAATTGAATACAAAACAAGTTGTAATATGGACTAGTTCAGTGAATTGAAATGGGGGAAAAGATGATAGTGAGATGCATATTTCATGTATATGaaattagtattttattataataatattgAAAAAATGTAGCACGTGTTAGggatatttttttgggattgctTGTAACCATTTAGGTTCCGGAATTGGAACTGGCCCACCCATTAATTATTTATCCTAGATCTTAGGTTTGGAACCGATTAGTTTATTGGTCTAGTCATAGTCATGATTCCTTAGGGCCAGAATTGTTAAAGAATCGGTCCAATAGCACAgaaccgaaccaattgacaCTCGTAACGGGATATCAACATGGAATGAACGTTTTATTTGACGAAGGAGGGGGTATTCACATTTCATGAAACCTGACAAGgatctttttttctatttttgttgtgcaaaaaatatctctacttggtggtgtttccaaCGCCCTTTCATAGGGCTCCTTAAAATGACACCTCTGCCCTTAGGTAGATATCAAGGCatgctcccccattggcccaaacACTTGtttagagaccatgcgaccaagtagagatctttaaTAGGATGCTAAGAattttttgattcttttttcttctaaacATCATTTGATTTTGTTCGACAATGATTATATGTTCTCTGTGTGCCGACGCAAccgtgcccagacacatgggaatgggtaaaatgaccaccttgccccctgaATAGCAGGCCTATATTATATTAAGGTTGTCGATTTTTATGATTAGCCCTGTTATCTACCCAAAAGTCGATTTTTATGATTAGCGTTTATCTTTCCAACCCCAAAACAGTCACCCACTTCTCAAATCCAAGGACCATTTTTACAGAACCCTAAAAAAACTCAGTAAACTAATGCCCTCTCGTATCAGAGACAACAAGCAGCAGGAGCTTCGGCTACGGTTCAATATGGAAGATAATAGTGGCGGAAGAACCAGTGTGGATATGGAGTTTATTAGTGATCTACCGGATTCAATTTTGAGtcacattctctcttttcttcctacCAAAGATGCTATGAAGACGAGCTTTTTAAGCAAGAGATGGGAATCTTTATGGACTTCTGTTCCACTTATTGATTTAGACGAGAGATTGTTTATCCGACGTCGTCTCGAGTTGAAGCATAATCTCTATGGAGTTAATTTTCAGGAGCAGAAGAAATTTGCTGATTTTGTTGAAAGGTTTATTGCATTTCATGGATCCTTGAATGTACAGGAGCTTCGGCTACGGTTCGATATTGGAAGGTATCTCAAGTTTTCTTCTCGTGCCGAAAGGTGGGTTCGTACTGTGATGACTAGTGATGCTAAGATAATTGATATAGATTTCTCTGGTAAAACCTTGGATTGGTCAGATTTGGATAAAAATATGTACATTTTGCCTCCGTGTGGTTTCCCATCCAGATCATTGACGATTTTAAGATTAAGATTTTGTGAGTTTATATACTTGCAGAACACTAGCTTTGTGTCTCTgcaaaccctagttttgacagCGGTAAAAGTATCTAATTCCTCAGTTAATGCTCTGATATGTTCTTCTCCATGCCTAGAAAAATTGCATCTTGAGTGCTGCTATGTTCCCGTGTATTTTCTAGTTGAAGCTCCTGTATCACATCTCAAGTGCATGGTGGTTAATAACTGTGTTACTCCAGGACGTAAATTCATTGAACATTTCTCTTTAAGTATTCCAAGCCTTCAGAGCTTTAAGTTTAAGGGGATTATAAATGACTTCTCTGTGAAGAACTTGTGGAATCTGATTGAAGTTGAGATTGAAGAGCAAAATGTGTACAATGGGTTTCAAAATCATGAATACCGCATGGTATGTAAGCTATTCAATGAGCTTCGTCATGTCCAGTTTCTAACACTAACTAACTGGTTTCTCGAGGTATGTTTCTTATTCGCATAATTATGTTGGATGTGTTGTATTTAATTGAATTCAATTCATGTTTCATGGAAATGTTATGACCCCACGATATGACAATTCCCCCTAAATGATGGGTCTTCATATGTGGAATTCTACCATTTTGAAACACATTTATGTTCAGGGGATGTCAATGAAAATTGCAATTTAGTGGTTGATTATTTAGGCTCTGTGCTAACCCTGAATtgcttcccccttccccccccccttctcctaTTTTCCATGCAACTACCTTGAACACTATATTACGTATGAATGATGCAGAATCCTGTCTCTTACTGTTTTTGTAGTTCTAGGTATTACACCATGATTCATACTTATTAATTCTTTGAATTACTTAGCTCAAGAAATTGAAGTCTTTGAGGCCAAAGTGGCCAAAATTTGAGATTACAAGTacatttattatgttttttttagggggggggggaatggcaTATTGTCATTGATTAGATTGAAATTTACAACATGGAATGCTCCCCCAAACGAAGCCATGGGTTGTTATTTCGCCTCTGGACTTTTGAAGTACAAGGAAAGCCTGAATGGCCTTACGGTTGATTGAGTGGGTTCCTAGATTCACAACTTGAGAGTGAGAAGGATCACTCCTTGAAAGGCTTTACAATGAAAACAATATCCTGAATAATCAGGGAAATTTTAGGTGGGAGTCTGGCACAGTGTTGGCTGTGGGAAAGGTGATTGCCTTGATAATGGGCAAACAATTGCTTTCAACCTGGATATTTTTGAGCCCCTTCCCAGCCACTTTGTGAAAGACCTCTCTGATATTGAGAGCGTTAGCCCCTAAGAAAGTGTAAATATCTGATTAAACATGCTAAACAGCCTCCCTGTAGGAATTTCTATTCACATACCCGCCGCCATATCATTTAGAATTTGAGCAACATGCTGTATCACAATTCACAATCACCTTAAAACTGGTGgctggtgggggggggggaggagggaacTTGAAATTGCTGGGATTTCATTTGGTTTGAGCTTACTGGATGGAGAGCACCTTAGATTCCTGAAACTTATCCACAGCTTTCTTGATGACAACCTTGGGGGTTTGGCTGAACATATTATGGACAATAGATTCCTTGCCTTCCAAAGACCCCAGCGTATGAATGAGACTCCCCCCAGAGATCACAAGTAGATTTCAACCATTCAATTCACACTAAGCTAGGAAAACCAGACTAATTAATACTACCTAGGAAAGTAAAACCCACTACCTTAATTAAcctaggaacatgaaaagacaaACTAACAATACAAAAAGTCTTCTCCAGCAGCTGTTCCAAAATAATGGACCCAAGTGGACCCAGAAAGAACTATATAAAATAAACTCACCAGGCCAGGTCCTGGCCAGCCTAACCACAAGGTCTGGACTTGGCTTGGTGCTGGTCTTGTACCAGCATGTGGGCCAGGTTCTGGAAAAAAAACCTTGTGAGCCAATTTCTCCCTGCATCACCCCTAGCTGGCAACTGAGGATGGCTGATTAGGATCCATTAGATCTTCAAAGTAGGACTTGACCGTAAATTGAGGTGATCTGTATATTCTTCTGTCCTCCACTTCCGTACTTGTTCTTGCATTCTTCAATAGGGATAACAGCTAAATTAGTAAAGCTCCCATTCATTGACATTACAGCAAGAACTAGGGCCCTTGTACTGTCATTAGGGAATGCATTTAATAAGGGAATTTCTGAACACTGTTTTGTGGAAAAAGAAGTTGGTACACTTGCCATTACCCTCTACAAATCTGATATTCTGCTTAAAGATGTCATCAGTGGCCTTGATTGGTTTTTAAATTCTCTCTACATCGGGATCACATAATGGtctctattctcttcttgtaaggatggatTGGCTGGAAGAGGGAGAGTAGGATGGACAATGAAGAGTGATGGTATATAATAAACAAGGGATAAAAGACTGATCATACGGAAATAGGATGTATGTACTTTGGTATTTAAAATATGAATTGGCAGGTAAACCTTTTAATCGGCCATTTGCCAAATTTGGTTCCCCCAATAATTGCATGGCCCAGCTTATATTAATCTATCCGTCTTATATTTTCATTCTTTAGTCTCAAATATCCAAATTTAACTTTTTAGCCATTCCTTAAAGCTTTATAATGCCAAGCAGGCAAGacaagcctttttttttttattgaaacttACCAGATGTATAACTAACGGTGTGGAGAACATGTTCACAAAATTTGGTCTCCAAGTTGCCATTGGCACATATTGAGGGCTGTGTAGACAAGCCTATCATGACAAGCTTCCACCCATTCTACTCTTGACACTTTCTATATCCAATCTTTCATCACTAAATATTTAGTTCTGATTTATCTGAACTCAATTGCCCCCTGTTTACATCCATTTCTCTAATCGTCACTGTCCTCTTTTGCTTTGGTTCCTTTTTATGATtttgtatttaatttttatttttcataaacaGACAGGATCTGAATATATGATTTGTATTGTTTTTcatctattatttatttttattttaatgaaatatACTCACCATCTTCCTGGTTTTGGAAAGTTTTATATGATTTGATGGCATTATTTTGTTTCAACTATGAAGGTTTTTGACGATGAGCAACAAAGTGATGATGACCTGGTGATCAATTTAAACAATCTAAAGCATTTAAACCTGAAGATGTGGTTAGCAAGTGTTGAACTCTGGGGTCTAGCTACATTGTTGAGCCTCTCATGTAATTTGGAGACACTATCTATAGACATTGGTGAGCCGGTGAGTACCAAATATCAATTCTGAATTTGCACAATATTGGATCCTGACATTCCAGGATCAGGTGTGGATTTTACAGTTTTCatctagattttttatttttgtgctTCTCTGCAGGGAGATACGGATGCTTCAGACATGTTAGTTATGTCAATTCTCGAAGAAGATACTTTCTGGGAAGAACTGACAATGccttttaattttttccttCATCTGAAAAAGGTTGAGATCAAGGGCTTTGAGGGGCGAGGCAATGAAATAGAATTTGTAAAATTTTTGCTAAAAAATTCAGGAGTTTTGGAGAAGATGTTTATTTCTAATGCGGATTTGACAGCAAGATATGGAAAGTATATGAACCAAGGCTACAAGGAAATACTGGAAAAGTTACAAGCGCAACAGAATTCCAGTCAAAACTTTTTGGTTCTTCCAAAAGCTTCACCTTGTGTTGAAATAGTACTCTCATGAGACAGATTTCCACAGATGCCATTTTTGGTTCCAAGTTGCATAGTCCTTGGATCTTTCTAAGTCCTGTTATCACCTCTGTGTAGTGTGCATTTTTGACCTTTGTGTAACTCATGGGAATCAAGGTTCTTTTGATGATGCTTAAGCTTTACATTTGCTAACTGGTTGCAGAAAGGAATTGGAGTAGGTAATGTGATATATAAAACAAGTGCCCATAgtatttgtatatttttttgtctAGTGCAGAACATGTACTGGTTATATGATTTCTGACTTTACTACCTtgtttataattaagtattagGCCAGACTTGTCAGACAATGttatttgatattttgtttGTCAAACTGATGTTAAGATTGAATTGAGAtacacttgtgtatatctatgatcgaatttcttttcttttttttatgttttttccttttcttgtgaTGTAATTCATGGATCAAATGCAGTATTATTTATTCACTTTACTGGAGCCAAAACTTGAGAAGAACATGATCTACACAAAATGACTGTTCAATATGTGAGGTAATTTAGTTGCCTGGTTGCCTGCTTCCTGAGGTAATTATGATCTAGTTCTCCAAGTTAAATGCTTATTTCCTGTTCTGACTGATCAAGCAgtgattttgaaagaaaaatttatgATAAGTAAcgtttggaagaaaaaaaattagaacaaaatGAATAACTTGGCTAGATTTGATAGTCTTGAGATTTATAACaccaacaaaagagggatgataTTTTTATGATAATGATGTGCTTGCTATTAAaaacacacagagagagagagaggtgatcAAATTAtctgtcttttatttaattattatcaATAGGTTTTATCTAAACTATTCTTTAATATTGGGAAGctgtcttttatttaattattatcaATAGCTTTTATCTAAACTATTCTTTAATATTGGGAAGCTGTGATTTTAATTCATATATTTCTTGTACAATATTTGTGTTTTAGAGGCTTCAGCTGAGGTTTTAAGTATTTTTCCGTATCTACCGATACTAAATGATACATATCATATCTTTAAGGTATCGATATGATAATTAAAatttggtattggtattggtacatgtaagaaacttcatcatttatatataatcaattgaatgcctTTGTCTTGTCATGTTCACAAAATTTGGTCTCCAACTATTACAGTTGAAATTTGACTCGACGACATGGAAGTCCTGCAAATTGGTAAAGAATACTGAAGAGACCCGGAGCTGATTCTAAGGGGGATTCTTTGATGCCTACGTCAGCCCCGAACAATAAATAATCATTTGTAGAGAGAGAGTACTAAGAAACCGTTTTTGAGTCATTAAAATCCAGCTCTTTACCTTAAGTTTTGCCTTCATATTTATCGGAGAGGTGGTAGATTTGGACTTGGGGATACCTCTCAAAGGCTCCTAACCCTCATAAgctcttatctcttattaagcAATGAGAGAAAGATCTAGCACTGCTTCCCCAACAAACCAACCAGTCACCAAACCTAGATTCTCAACCCTTCCACCCCTGACCTTCTATCTTTACACCCCCTCATCAAAATGCACAAGTTTAGCCTAAGAAGCAGAGGCGAGAGGATTCCAACAAGGAATCCATGGTGCACTATCAATGGGAGAGCTAAGAATAGAAATATGGACTGATCCTATGAATATTGGCTGATGCAATTGATGATACATCCTTGGCCTTGGGAGATCTTTTCAGTGTTGTTTGAATAAATTCACATCCTTTTGAATTTTCTCATAAACTAtgtattttttgggaaattgCTCAGATTTACTAGTTGAGGAAATTAATTACAAGTTTAGTtggtttaaaatttgttttacattcacAAGTTTCAAATTGGAAAAGATTTAATTAATCCCCCAAAGGTAGTTATTGTTTATGAatcccaataaaaaataaactgatttttcaaaaatacctcAAAAATCAattctcccaagtcccaaccgtTCCAttatgtaaaagaaaaaaaaaaaaaaaaatagagaaatgggAAAGTGGGAAGAAGGGTAAGGGCCTACAACACTCTCCTAAAATAAAGGAGATTTATATGAATAGAAATTGATTTATACTTTCTTCTATCATTTTGTGATATGCTAGTGACTTAAAATAGGGACTTGAAGCAAAAACTCCTCCCACCCCTCCaaca
The nucleotide sequence above comes from Telopea speciosissima isolate NSW1024214 ecotype Mountain lineage chromosome 3, Tspe_v1, whole genome shotgun sequence. Encoded proteins:
- the LOC122654794 gene encoding F-box/LRR-repeat protein At3g58900-like isoform X1: MEFISDLPDSILSHILSFLPTKDAMKTSFLSKRWESLWTSVPLIDLDERLFIRRRLELKHNLYGVNFQEQKKFADFVERFIAFHGSLNVQELRLRFDIGRYLKFSSRAERWVRTVMTSDAKIIDIDFSGKTLDWSDLDKNMYILPPCGFPSRSLTILRLRFCEFIYLQNTSFVSLQTLVLTAVKVSNSSVNALICSSPCLEKLHLECCYVPVYFLVEAPVSHLKCMVVNNCVTPGRKFIEHFSLSIPSLQSFKFKGIINDFSVKNLWNLIEVEIEEQNVYNGFQNHEYRMVCKLFNELRHVQFLTLTNWFLEVFDDEQQSDDDLVINLNNLKHLNLKMWLASVELWGLATLLSLSCNLETLSIDIGEPGDTDASDMLVMSILEEDTFWEELTMPFNFFLHLKKVEIKGFEGRGNEIEFVKFLLKNSGVLEKMFISNADLTARYGKYMNQGYKEILEKLQAQQNSSQNFLVLPKASPCVEIVLS
- the LOC122654794 gene encoding F-box/LRR-repeat protein At3g58900-like isoform X3 codes for the protein MEFISDLPDSILSHILSFLPTKDAMKTSFLSKRWESLWTSVPLIDLDERLFIRRRLELKHNLYGVNFQEQKKFADFVERFIAFHGSLNVQELRLRFDIGRYLKFSSRAERWVRTVMTSDAKIIDIDFSGKTLDWSDLDKNMYILPPCGFPSRSLTILRLRFCEFIYLQNTSFVSLQTLVLTAVKVSNSSVNALICSSPCLEKLHLECCYVPVYFLVEAPVSHLKCMVVNNCVTPGRKFIEHFSLSIPSLQSFKFKGIINDFSVKNLWNLIEVEIEEQNVYNGFQNHEYRMVCKLFNELRHVQFLTLTNWFLEVFDDEQQSDDDLVINLNNLKHLNLKMWLASVELWGLATLLSLSCNLETLSIDIGEPGDTDASDMLVMSILKEHTFWEELTMPFYFLLHLKKVEIKGFEGRGNEIEFGKYLLKNSEVLEKMVISNADLTARYGKYTNKRYKKTLEKLQQSSQNFLFLPKASPEIILS
- the LOC122654794 gene encoding F-box/LRR-repeat protein At3g58900-like isoform X2 — its product is MEFISDLPDSILSHILSFLPTKDAMKTSFLSKRWESLWTSVPLIDLDERLFIRRRLELKHNLYGVNFQEQKKFADFVERFIAFHGSLNVQELRLRFDIGRYLKFSSRAERWVRTVMTSDAKIIDIDFSGKTLDWSDLDKNMYILPPCGFPSRSLTILRLRFCEFIYLQNTSFVSLQTLVLTAVKVSNSSVNALICSSPCLEKLHLECCYVPVYFLVEAPVSHLKCMVVNNCVTPGRKFIEHFSLSIPSLQSFKFKGIINDFSVKNLWNLIEVEIEEQNVYNGFQNHEYRMVCKLFNELRHVQFLTLTNWFLEVLGNEQLADNILLIDDLNNLKHLKLKMWLADVELQGLATLLRLSPNLETLSINIGEPGDTDASDMLVMSILKEHTFWEELTMPFYFLLHLKKVEIKGFEGRGNEIEFGKYLLKNSEVLEKMVISNADLTARYGKYTNKRYKKTLEKLQQSSQNFLFLPKASPEIILS